Proteins encoded by one window of Primulina huaijiensis isolate GDHJ02 chromosome 1, ASM1229523v2, whole genome shotgun sequence:
- the LOC140979908 gene encoding uncharacterized protein encodes MGGKEDGWGGWRPAPSGAPPYLQDDDWTHFDNSVNAVSFGFVATAILISMFLVMAIFEKFLRTTPPGVTAAGGRRLQSDIEAQNRAGGFHAKLGYPSPKMSLNAKEVSVLMPGDTVPKYIAQPAPIPCPPERIPWPSHQQLTNLHNHPEPA; translated from the exons ATGGGTGGGAAAGAAGATGGGTGGGGAGGCTGGCGCCCGGCGCCGAGTGGTGCGCCTCCGTACTTGCAGGATGACGATTGGACTCACTTTGACAACTCTGTCAACGCTGTTTCGTTTGGGTTTGTGGCCACTGCTATTCTCATTTCGATGTTTCTTGTTATGGCCATCTTTGAGAAGTTTCTCAGAACTACCCCGCCGGGGGTCACGGCTGCCGGTGGACGCCGGTTACAATCCGACATTGAAGCTCAGAATCGTGCTGGTGGCTTCCATGCGAAGCTTGGTTACCCATCTCCTAAA ATGTCCCTAAATGCCAAAGAGGTTTCGGTACTAATGCCTGGTGACACTGTTCCCAAATACATCGCCCAGCCGGCCCCCATCCCTTGTCCCCCTGAACGGATCCCATGGCCATCGCATCAACAACTAACCAACTTACACAATCATCCCGAGCCGGCTTAA
- the LOC140974034 gene encoding uncharacterized protein: MLTSASRSEHISSPSRWIAPPINQLRLDIDAAYNVNFNRYAIGGVVQNHEGQILLAFGKQITKPPSIVAAELIAIEEGFQMTLTQHLRINQITSDSLMAVQAVTSPTEDFGYTGAFATKIRNLLATHAHLKLEHVLRTANGVAHSLAYFAISSPSPFV; the protein is encoded by the coding sequence ATGCTAACTTCAGCAAGTAGAAGCGAACATATATCATCACCGAGTCGATGGATAGCACCACCAATCAACCAATTGCGTTTGGACATTGATGCAGCTTATAAtgtcaatttcaatcgatatgCAATCGGCGGTGTTGTGCAAAATCACGAGGGCCAAATATTGCTAGCCTTTGGGAAGCAAATTACTAAACCACCATCTATAGTAGCCGCTGAACTTATTGCAATTGAAGAAGGTTTTCAAATGACTCTAACTCAACATTTAAGGATAAACCAGATTACATCGGATTCTCTGATGGCAGTGCAAGCAGTCACTAGTCCAACAGAGGACTTTGGATATACTGGGGCCTTTGCAACAAAGATTAGGAATTTATTGGCAACTCATGCCCATTTAAAATTAGAACATGTCTTGCGCACCGCAAATGGTGTTGCGCACTCGTTAGCCTATTTTGCTATTTCCTCTCCCTCACCTTTCGTGTAG